A genome region from Streptomyces pratensis includes the following:
- a CDS encoding J domain-containing protein, which translates to MTHEAAGVPTTRNDEDLQNQDRQGRRDEPQHAQDASQGDGPRAEPGSAPHAGSAAEEAAGYPVGDEGGEARGAAATEETRAPRPEERLAKAVRVAEQALIEFEIAVETFRVEVENFSRLHHQKLGPMYARLDELDAQIAEARAAKSGDPEDLRKAQEARAIVMPMPGVDELFHDWMDSDGLSPEASAMLTEQPVRPPKRVRPGEEARKLYRELARQAHPDLAPDEKERERRDEFIARVNAAYGRGDVALLKELAAEWAAGPVTPELRLSESEELYARLEWLSRRKELLTVLARELEESAIGSMLRMAPDDPDRLLDDIGEKLLADVSQRESELAGLVQ; encoded by the coding sequence GTGACCCACGAAGCCGCCGGGGTGCCGACCACCCGGAACGACGAAGACCTGCAGAACCAGGACCGCCAGGGCCGGCGGGACGAGCCGCAGCACGCGCAGGATGCGTCGCAGGGGGACGGCCCGCGAGCGGAGCCTGGCAGTGCGCCGCATGCAGGTTCCGCCGCCGAGGAAGCGGCCGGCTACCCGGTAGGCGACGAGGGCGGTGAGGCGCGCGGTGCCGCGGCGACCGAGGAGACCCGTGCCCCTCGGCCCGAGGAGCGGCTCGCAAAGGCCGTCCGGGTGGCTGAGCAGGCACTGATCGAGTTCGAGATCGCCGTGGAGACCTTCCGGGTCGAGGTGGAGAACTTCTCCCGGCTGCATCATCAGAAGCTCGGACCGATGTATGCACGCCTCGACGAGCTCGATGCGCAGATCGCGGAGGCACGGGCTGCGAAGTCCGGCGATCCGGAGGATCTGCGGAAGGCCCAGGAGGCAAGGGCGATCGTCATGCCGATGCCTGGTGTCGACGAGCTCTTCCATGACTGGATGGATTCGGACGGGCTCTCGCCCGAGGCCTCGGCCATGCTCACCGAGCAGCCCGTCCGGCCGCCGAAGCGGGTCAGGCCGGGTGAGGAGGCGCGCAAGCTCTACCGGGAGCTGGCCCGTCAGGCCCACCCGGATCTGGCACCGGACGAGAAGGAGCGCGAGCGACGGGACGAATTCATCGCTCGAGTCAATGCGGCCTACGGACGCGGCGACGTGGCGTTGCTGAAGGAACTGGCTGCCGAGTGGGCGGCGGGCCCTGTGACGCCGGAGCTGCGACTGAGCGAGAGCGAGGAACTCTACGCACGCCTGGAGTGGCTCAGCCGGCGTAAGGAGTTGCTGACGGTGCTCGCCCGAGAGCTCGAGGAGAGCGCGATCGGCTCGATGCTGCGGATGGCGCCGGACGACCCCGACCGGCTGCTGGACGACATCGGCGAGAAGCTTCTGGCCGACGTCTCCCAGCGTGAGAGCGAGCTGGCGGGCTTGGTGCAGTAG
- the paaA gene encoding 1,2-phenylacetyl-CoA epoxidase subunit PaaA: MAAVTADQTTQGTAGTADEAEAERLAAFDHAVAADDRIEPRDWMPDAYRASLIRQMAQHAHSEIIGMQPEANWISRAPSLRRKAILMAKVQDEAGHGLYLYSAAETLGTSREELLDKLHAGRQRYSSIFNYPTLTWADVGAIGWLVDGAAITNQVPLCRCSYGPYARAMVRICKEESFHQRQGYELLLALSRGTPAQHEMAQDAVNRWWWPSLMMFGPPDDASAHSAQSMAWKIKRHSNDELRRRFVDICVPQAQALGLALPDPDIRWNEELGQHDYGEIDWTEFQEVLKGNGPCNEQRLTQRRTAHEKGAWVREAAAAYADKHAARPGTAGAAAQPVEATA, encoded by the coding sequence ATGGCGGCAGTGACTGCGGACCAGACGACGCAGGGAACGGCGGGCACGGCGGACGAGGCAGAAGCGGAGCGTCTCGCGGCGTTCGACCACGCCGTGGCCGCCGACGACCGGATCGAGCCGCGGGACTGGATGCCCGACGCCTACCGCGCCTCTCTGATCCGCCAGATGGCCCAGCACGCACATTCCGAGATCATCGGTATGCAGCCCGAAGCCAACTGGATCTCACGGGCACCGTCACTGCGCCGCAAGGCCATCCTGATGGCCAAGGTGCAGGACGAGGCGGGGCACGGCCTCTATCTGTACAGCGCGGCGGAGACGCTGGGGACGAGCCGCGAAGAGCTCCTGGACAAACTGCACGCCGGAAGGCAGCGCTATTCCTCGATCTTCAACTACCCCACGCTGACCTGGGCGGACGTGGGTGCGATCGGCTGGCTGGTGGACGGCGCCGCGATCACCAACCAGGTGCCGCTCTGCCGCTGCTCCTACGGCCCGTACGCGCGGGCGATGGTCCGGATCTGCAAAGAGGAATCCTTCCACCAGCGCCAGGGGTACGAGCTGCTGCTCGCCCTCAGCCGGGGCACCCCTGCCCAGCACGAAATGGCGCAGGACGCGGTGAACCGCTGGTGGTGGCCCTCCTTGATGATGTTCGGGCCACCCGACGACGCCTCGGCGCATTCGGCACAGTCGATGGCCTGGAAGATCAAACGACACTCCAACGACGAGCTGCGCCGCCGCTTCGTCGATATCTGTGTACCGCAGGCACAAGCACTGGGGCTTGCCCTCCCCGACCCCGACATCCGGTGGAACGAGGAGCTCGGTCAGCACGACTACGGAGAGATCGACTGGACCGAGTTCCAGGAAGTCCTCAAGGGCAACGGCCCCTGCAACGAACAACGACTCACCCAGCGCCGCACGGCTCACGAGAAAGGCGCGTGGGTCCGCGAAGCGGCAGCGGCATACGCAGACAAGCACGCGGCCCGGCCCGGTACAGCCGGAGCGGCCGCCCAGCCCGTGGAGGCGACCGCATGA
- the paaC gene encoding 1,2-phenylacetyl-CoA epoxidase subunit PaaC, with product MNAALALGDDALVLSHRLGEWAGHAPVLEEEVALANIALDLLGQARLLLSFVGDEDQLAYLREERAFRNVQLVEQPNGDFAHTIARQLYFSVYQHLLYEELAAGEGEFADLAAKAVKEVAYHRDHAEQWVLRLGDGTTESHERMQLALDALWRFSGELFEPVEGVDIDFNTLRDSWLAAVTSVVDRATLALPSGPQSGAWAAGAGRQGLHTEPFGRMLAEMQHLHRSHPGASW from the coding sequence GTGAACGCGGCCCTCGCCCTCGGCGACGACGCACTGGTGCTCTCGCACCGGCTGGGGGAGTGGGCAGGCCACGCCCCGGTACTGGAGGAGGAGGTGGCTCTGGCCAACATCGCCCTGGATCTGCTGGGGCAGGCCAGATTGCTTCTCTCGTTCGTGGGTGACGAGGACCAGCTGGCCTACCTCCGTGAGGAGCGGGCATTCCGCAACGTCCAGCTGGTGGAGCAGCCGAACGGCGATTTCGCCCACACCATCGCCCGCCAGTTGTACTTCTCCGTCTACCAGCACCTGTTGTACGAGGAGCTGGCAGCCGGGGAGGGCGAGTTCGCGGATCTCGCGGCCAAGGCCGTCAAGGAGGTCGCCTACCACCGTGACCACGCGGAGCAGTGGGTCCTGCGGCTCGGCGACGGAACCACGGAAAGCCATGAGCGTATGCAACTCGCCCTGGACGCCCTGTGGCGGTTCAGCGGCGAGCTGTTCGAGCCCGTCGAGGGAGTCGACATCGACTTCAACACCCTGCGCGACAGCTGGCTGGCGGCCGTCACCTCCGTGGTGGATCGGGCCACGCTGGCCCTCCCGTCAGGGCCGCAGTCCGGGGCCTGGGCGGCAGGAGCGGGCCGTCAGGGCCTGCACACGGAGCCGTTCGGGCGGATGCTCGCCGAGATGCAGCATCTGCACCGCAGTCATCCGGGGGCATCGTGGTGA
- a CDS encoding 2Fe-2S iron-sulfur cluster-binding protein — translation MFHPLRVSAIERLTDDAVAVTFAVPADLRETFRHTPGQHLNVRYRVDGEEIRRSYSICAAVAEEPGDPLMRVGIRMVDGGAFSTYALKELAVGDQVEAMAPMGRFVLDPRPGHFAAIVGGSGITPVLSMAATLLAREPLARFCLIRSDRTAASTMFLDEVADLKDRYPDRFQLVTALSREEQAAGLPSGRLDQERLAALLPALLSVPDVDGWFLCGPLGLVRGAEDALRALGADRSRIHQEIFHVADEATAPPTTPRVDAPSESRLTATLDGRSGSWPVLDGESLLDTVLRSRSDAPYACKGGVCGTCRAFLVSGEVRMDRNFALEPEETGAGFVLACQSHPLTPEVELDFDR, via the coding sequence ATGTTCCATCCGCTCCGGGTCAGCGCGATCGAACGGCTCACGGACGACGCGGTGGCCGTCACGTTCGCCGTACCGGCCGATCTACGCGAGACCTTCCGCCACACTCCCGGCCAGCACCTGAACGTGCGCTACCGCGTCGATGGCGAGGAGATCCGAAGGTCGTACTCCATCTGCGCAGCTGTTGCCGAAGAACCGGGCGACCCCTTGATGCGGGTGGGGATCCGTATGGTCGACGGCGGAGCGTTCTCGACGTACGCCCTCAAGGAGCTGGCCGTCGGAGACCAGGTGGAGGCGATGGCTCCGATGGGCCGCTTCGTCCTGGACCCGCGACCGGGGCACTTCGCCGCGATCGTCGGAGGCAGCGGCATCACACCTGTGCTCTCGATGGCGGCGACGCTGCTGGCACGGGAGCCCTTGGCCCGCTTCTGTCTGATCCGCAGCGACCGGACAGCAGCGTCGACGATGTTCCTCGACGAGGTGGCGGACCTCAAGGACCGCTATCCCGACCGCTTCCAGCTGGTTACGGCGCTGTCCCGGGAGGAGCAGGCTGCCGGGCTCCCGTCCGGCAGGCTCGACCAGGAGCGGCTCGCCGCGCTGCTGCCGGCGCTGTTGTCGGTGCCCGATGTGGACGGCTGGTTCCTGTGCGGGCCTCTCGGCCTCGTCCGAGGGGCGGAGGACGCGTTGCGCGCACTCGGCGCCGACCGGTCGCGCATCCACCAGGAAATCTTCCACGTCGCCGACGAAGCGACGGCTCCTCCGACGACGCCCCGGGTCGACGCACCGTCGGAGAGCAGGCTCACGGCGACACTCGACGGGCGGTCGGGCAGTTGGCCGGTCCTCGACGGCGAATCGCTGCTGGACACGGTGCTGCGAAGCCGCTCGGACGCTCCGTACGCCTGCAAGGGGGGAGTGTGCGGGACCTGCCGGGCCTTCCTCGTCTCGGGCGAGGTGCGGATGGACCGCAATTTCGCGCTCGAACCGGAAGAGACCGGGGCCGGCTTCGTGCTCGCCTGCCAGTCGCACCCCCTCACCCCGGAGGTCGAGCTCGACTTCGACCGCTGA
- the paaB gene encoding 1,2-phenylacetyl-CoA epoxidase subunit PaaB, giving the protein MSSSTDWPLWEVFVRSRRGLSHTHAGSLHAPDAEMALRNARDLYTRRSEGVSLWVVPSTEITASSPDEKDSFFEPAGDKPYRHPTFYEIPEGVKHL; this is encoded by the coding sequence ATGAGCAGCTCGACCGACTGGCCTCTGTGGGAGGTGTTCGTACGCTCCAGGCGCGGACTGTCCCACACCCACGCGGGAAGCCTGCACGCACCGGACGCCGAGATGGCCCTGCGCAACGCCCGCGACCTGTACACGCGCCGCTCGGAAGGCGTGTCCCTCTGGGTGGTCCCCTCGACCGAGATCACCGCCTCCTCGCCGGACGAGAAGGACTCGTTCTTCGAACCCGCCGGGGACAAGCCCTACCGACACCCCACGTTCTACGAGATCCCTGAAGGGGTGAAGCACCTGTGA
- the paaD gene encoding 1,2-phenylacetyl-CoA epoxidase subunit PaaD → MTTETPLEAELRRLAGAVPDPELPVLTLDELGVLRGVRVDGPDKVTVRLTPTYTGCPAIEAMSADIRRVLHDRGVAEVSVVTVLAPAWSTDDISDEGRRKLAEFGIAPPRPGGGQEGPVPLTLSVRCPHCGSTDTELLSRFSSTACKALRRCVECREPFDHFKEL, encoded by the coding sequence GTGACCACCGAGACCCCCCTGGAGGCGGAGCTCCGCCGGCTGGCGGGCGCTGTGCCCGACCCCGAGCTGCCCGTCCTCACTCTGGACGAGCTCGGCGTGCTTCGCGGTGTGCGGGTGGACGGTCCGGACAAGGTCACCGTGCGGCTCACGCCGACGTACACGGGCTGCCCGGCCATCGAAGCCATGTCCGCCGACATCAGACGCGTGCTGCACGATCGGGGAGTCGCGGAGGTGTCCGTGGTCACGGTCCTCGCCCCTGCCTGGTCGACGGACGACATCAGCGATGAAGGGCGTCGCAAGCTCGCGGAGTTCGGCATAGCACCGCCTCGCCCGGGCGGGGGCCAGGAAGGGCCGGTGCCTCTGACGCTCTCGGTGCGCTGCCCGCACTGCGGTTCCACCGACACGGAACTGCTCAGCCGGTTCTCCTCCACGGCGTGCAAGGCGTTGCGCCGCTGTGTGGAGTGCCGCGAACCGTTCGACCACTTCAAGGAGTTGTAG
- a CDS encoding rhodanese-like domain-containing protein — MNFAPLPSVDAAAVPSDGFVLDVREDDEWAAGHVEGALHIPMSDFVGRFGELTEAADDGRRVHVMCRVGGRSAQVTQYLVQQGIDAVNIDGGMQAWDGAGRPMVADNGSSAFVL, encoded by the coding sequence ATGAATTTCGCTCCGCTGCCCTCGGTGGACGCCGCGGCGGTTCCGTCGGACGGCTTTGTGCTGGACGTCCGGGAGGACGACGAGTGGGCAGCCGGGCATGTCGAGGGCGCGCTGCACATTCCGATGAGTGACTTCGTCGGCCGCTTCGGCGAGCTGACCGAAGCGGCCGACGACGGCCGGCGCGTGCATGTGATGTGCCGGGTCGGAGGCCGGTCTGCCCAGGTCACTCAGTACCTGGTGCAGCAGGGCATCGACGCTGTGAACATCGACGGCGGCATGCAGGCCTGGGACGGTGCCGGTCGCCCGATGGTCGCGGACAACGGGAGCTCGGCTTTCGTCCTCTGA
- a CDS encoding DUF5819 family protein: MDADHGGGTGNEKKLAWPGVTDRPDQAAGDDPAIPDVISEAGSGIPPGQTDAAPGDTASGPVPGSAGRRQGGGMAALSLPYQIAAALALSVIGLLACAHVAMIFLHVAPSNTLTKQHGEVVDDWVFPEFEQNWKLFAPNPLQQNISVHVRAELADNGADGSRITRWMNLSRDDGESIRGSLLPSHVDQNELRRAWDFYSGSHDSESRPNGLRGELSERYIRRIVMLRLAEYGYGGTVERIQVRSSVRSVGAPTWSDEKISTRPEYKELPWWTVTPSDLPAADVADQASQAGKAEAGNPQARNPQAGKAEG, translated from the coding sequence ATGGACGCGGACCACGGTGGGGGCACCGGAAACGAGAAGAAGCTCGCTTGGCCCGGTGTTACGGACCGCCCGGATCAGGCCGCGGGGGACGATCCTGCGATACCGGACGTGATATCGGAGGCCGGGTCGGGCATTCCTCCGGGCCAGACCGACGCGGCGCCGGGTGACACCGCCTCCGGGCCCGTACCCGGATCGGCAGGACGCCGCCAGGGCGGAGGCATGGCCGCGCTCTCGCTCCCGTACCAGATCGCCGCGGCGCTGGCGCTGTCCGTCATAGGGCTGCTGGCCTGCGCGCACGTTGCCATGATCTTTCTGCACGTCGCACCGTCGAACACGCTGACGAAGCAGCATGGCGAAGTGGTCGATGACTGGGTCTTCCCCGAGTTCGAGCAGAACTGGAAGCTGTTCGCCCCCAATCCGCTCCAGCAGAACATCTCGGTGCACGTGCGGGCCGAGCTCGCCGACAACGGTGCCGACGGCAGCAGGATCACCCGCTGGATGAATCTCTCGCGCGACGACGGCGAGTCGATACGCGGCAGTCTCCTCCCCAGCCACGTAGACCAGAACGAGCTGCGCCGCGCATGGGACTTCTACAGCGGGTCCCATGACAGCGAGAGCCGCCCCAACGGTCTGCGCGGTGAGCTCTCCGAGCGCTATATCCGCCGCATCGTCATGCTGCGCCTCGCCGAGTACGGCTACGGCGGCACGGTCGAGCGCATCCAGGTGCGGTCATCCGTACGTTCCGTCGGGGCTCCGACGTGGAGCGACGAGAAGATCAGTACCCGGCCGGAGTACAAGGAGCTTCCGTGGTGGACCGTCACCCCGTCAGACCTCCCAGCGGCGGACGTGGCCGATCAGGCCTCGCAGGCCGGGAAGGCGGAGGCCGGGAACCCGCAGGCCCGGAACCCGCAGGCCGGGAAGGCGGAGGGATGA